The following is a genomic window from SAR202 cluster bacterium.
GGGGCATAGGGTACGGGATATAGAGTACGGGGTACGGTTAAACAGTAAGCAAAGACGTTTTCATCGGTAGGGGTGGGTCTGAGACCGGCCCTCGCTGTTCACAAGGTAGCGCCGGATGACGAGAATGACCTACCGCACAATCGTCGAAAAAGGCCTCCCTGCCATCATGCGGGACGGCACGGTCCTGCGCGCCGACGTGCACCGCCCGGACGCGCCCGGCAGGTTCCCCGTCCTCCTCGACCGCACTCCCTAAAGCACTACGCGAAACACCTATGTGGAAAAGGCGCCGAAACTTGCTGAGCGCGGCTACGTGGTCGTGCTGCAAGACGTGCGCGGCCGTTTCGCGTCCGACGGCGAATTCAAGCCAGGCTTCTATAGCTCCGACACGTGCGATGCCGACGACGGCTACGACACCGTGGAATGGGCCGCGGCGTTGCCGTGGTCGAACGGCAGCGTGGGCACCATCGGCGGCTCGTATGCAGGGTGGACGCAGTGGGAGCTGGCAAAGACGCGCCCTCCTCACCTCGAGGCGATGCTGCCGCAGGCGATCTGCGCCGATCTGCTCGACCGCGAAATGGGCGGCGTCCTGAGCCTGGGCCGCGTCCTGTGGTGGACGATGAACACGTTCGCGCCGGAAGAGCGGCGCAGGCAGAATCTGCCGTATGGCCCGTACACCGAGGACCACGCGGTGGCGCTCTGGGCGTCCAAAGAGCGCAGCAAGTGGCTCTGGTACCTGCCCCTGATGGAAATACCGGACTACGCGATGCCCGGCATGGGTAAGCACTGGCGCCGGTGGCTGCAGGACCACACCACGGACCATCTCGGCTTCGAGAAGGCGCATCCCCAGGTGGACGTGCCCGCACTGCACACGACGGGCTGGTACGACCAGCAGATAGGCACAATCAAGAACTTCACCGGCATGGTGAAGAACGGCATGACAGCCCACACGGGCCGATAACCAGTACCTGGTCATCGGCCCGTGGACGCACGTCAGCCACAGCCTTGCGCGCAAGACGGGCGACGTAGACTTCGGCCCTGAGGCGGAGCTGGACTACTACGAGATCGCCGACCACTGGTTCGGGAAGTGGCTCAAAAGCGAGAAGACGGCGGTGGCCGATTGGCCGCACGTGCGCTAATTCGTCATGGGCGCGAATACTTGGAGGACGTCCGATACCTGGCCCCTGCCCGGCACAAAGTACACGCCGTACTACTTGCACAGCAGAGGCAACGCAAACACGCCCTTCGGCGACGGCTCGCTCTCGGTCAGCGCGCCGGAGGCCGAGCAGCCCGACCGTTACGACTACGACCCGCGCGATCCCGTTATGACGCTCTATTCGCCCCCCGGGCAGCAGGAGCCACGCGACCAGCGCGCGCTCGACGACCGCAGCGATGTGCTCGTCTACGCCACGCCGCCGCTGGAGCGGGCGGTGGAGGTTGCCGGCCCGGTGTTAGTAAAACTCTTCGCCGCCACGTCGGCGCGTGACACCGACTTCACGGTCAAGCTGATCGACGTGTGGCCGTCCGGCTTCGCACAGGAGCTGTGCTACGGCATCGTCCGCGCCCGCTATCGGGAATCGTACACGGAGCCGTCCTTGCTTGCGCCCGGCAAGGTGTACGAGTACACCATCCAAGTGAACCCGACCGCGAACCTGTTCAGGCCCGGCCACCGCATCCGCGTGGACATATCGAGCTCGGACTTCCCCAACTTCGACCGCAACCACAACACAGGCGGCAACGACTACTCGGAGTCCACGCTAATCACCGCCCACCAGACCGTTTACCACGACGCTGCAAGGCTGTCGCACATCGTCCTGCCGGTGAGGCCGGCGCCATGACGACACGCACTGCTGTTGTGGTCTACACGCACCCTGACTGCCACTACTCGCGCAAGCTCAAGGGAGAGCTGCGCGCCGAAGGTACGCCATTCGAGGAGATAAACCTCTCGCGCCGGCCCGAAATGTGGGAAGAGATCGAGCGCATCACCGGCGGCGAGCGCATCACGCCGGTGATGGTCCGCGACGGCAAGGTGAAGCACGACTTCCGCAACGTTGGCTGTGTTTGCTGAACCGGAACGACGGCGGCGGGCATCCAACCAGCCAAACCCACACGGAGTACCCATGACCACCACTCGCAAGATCATCGAAGCGGGAGACCTCGCCCCGGATTTCACCCTGCCGGACACTGATGGCGCGCCCGTCAGCCTGTCCAGCTACCGCGGCAAGAAGCTCGCCATCTTCGTGTGGGGCTCCTGGTGCGGCTGCCGCAACCAGCTCCCCGCGTGGCAGGAGCTCTACAACCAGCACGCCGGGCAGGGTCTCGAAGTACTCGGTGTGTCGATGGACTCCGAAGGGCCGTTCCGCGTGACTCCTTTCATTACGTGGGCGAAGACCACTTTCAAGACTGTGGTGGACGTGCGCAACACTCTGACGGAGTTGTACGGCCTAAAGGCGGTGCCCACCTGCTACCTGGTTGACGAGAGCGGCGTAGTGCGGTTCAAGCAGCACAAGGGGTTCGACATCCGCAAGGCGGAGTCCGCAGCGGTCATCGAGCGCTGGCTCGCCGGCCGGCCTCCCATCGCGGAGGGGCTGCCGCCGTCCGCCCCCGTGGGTAAAGAGGTGTACGACGGACACGCGGTCTATTTGAAGGGACTTGAAGCCTTCCGCGCCGGGAGACGCGAAGAGGCGATCGCCATCTGGCGCGACGGCCTCGCGAAAGACCCGGACAACTTCATCCTGATGAAGCAGGCGTGGTCCGCGGAGAACCCGGACGCCTTCAAGGCTGCGCTGGAGAAGTTAACGGAGCAGCCCGCGCCAACCTCCCAGTCCTCCATACCTTGACCAACGTCCAGCTTCTAACATCCAACTGCTAACTCCTAACTTCTAACTGCCAAGCACCGCCTGCGCGGTGATCTCTATGTGCAGGCCGGGCTCCGCGAGGGCTCGGACCTCTACGTATGAATTCGTTGGGTATTGCTGCCGGGGGAAGAACTCGTCCCATATCGCTTTTTGCGTGTCGTCGATCGGCCAATAGTCCTTCATGTTCACGAGGTACGTCGTGAGCATCACGATATTCGCGGACGTGCCGCCCTCGGCCTCAACGACGCGCGTGATCCTCTCCAGGCACACACGCAACTGCTCCATCGGCGGCCCGCCGTCGGCCTTGGAATAACGCGCGGTCACGCCGGAAAGATAGAGCGTGTTACCCGCCCTGATCGCCCGCACGTAGGTTGGGCCGGCCGGATAGATTGCCGAATGGTTGTTGCGAACAATGGTCATTGCGCACCCCCTGTTATGGTCTCCGGGCCGGCGCGTCCGCCGGTGAATACTGCTCCAGCCGCTTCTCCGGGTCGTAGCGGTTGAAGTCGAACGGCGGGCCGTCGTCCCCGTGGCAGTAGCCGCAGAAGGCCTCCGGCGCCTCCTCGAAGTGGCTCCGCACGGCGGCACGGCCGGCCATTGAGAGGAACGCGACCGAGTCCGCGCCCACCCTCCGGGCGATCGACTCGTCCGAGCGCACGCGCCACGCGCCGTCCCGCTTCTCCACCGCACCCAGCTCTTCGCGCTCGTTGATGTTCACGCCCAGCACGCAGGGGCGGATGAACTTGGGCGCCAGGCTTCGCGCGTGGATTTCCCGCACCCCAAAGAACTCCCGCATGTTGCGGAACAGGATCCGCCATGTCGTGAGGCGCACTGAAGAGTCGTCGACCACGTAGACAACCTTGTCGCGGAGCGTGCGGGAGAGCTTGTACTTGTGCTCTCCACCCTGCTGCCGGAGAAGGTCGCTCATCTCGATGAAGGTCCGGCGCGTCTGCTTGGTGGATCGGCCCTTGTAGATGCCGTCGTCGTAGTCCAGTCCCAGCGCCCGGGCGAAGGTTATCGCGCCGGTCCGGCCGGTCTCTGGAACGCCGATAACGATGTCCGCGTTCACCAGGCGACCGGACTCCACCTCCTCCCGCGCAAGCTCCACGCCACACTGCTTGCGGATCGCGCCGACCTCAACGCCGTTCCGGACTGAGGGGCCGAACGAGAAGTACCAGTCCTCGAAGTCGCAGTACTTCCTCTCCCTTCCGCTCGCGAGCTCAATCCGCTCCGGCTCCGCTCCCGGCCTGAAACGCCACATCTCCCCCGGGCGAATCTCGTGCTGGTCCACTGCACGCTGTGAGTCCAGTACGCAGGACTCGGAGGCGACGAGGTAATACCCTTTGGCTTTCCCCCAGGAGAGCGGCCTGATTCCCCATGGGTCCCTGAGCGCGAACACCTCGTCCTCCTCCGTAGCGATGATCAGGCTGTACGCGCCCTCGGCGCCCTTCAGCCCGTTTGCGATGCGCTCTGCCCACGTGGCGCCGTCCGCCCGGGCGATCCGCCGGAACAGTATCTCGCTGTCCAGCGGCGGCATCCGTTTGCCGGCCCTGTCCACATTCCCGTAGCTGTCCAGGTAGTCCCCGCCCGAAGGCAGTTCTTTTTGAAGGTCTGCGTAGTTGGCGATATTACCGTTGTGCCCGCCCACGAGCGTCCTGCCGGCCTCGGTCACAATCACCGGCTGGGCGTAAGATACATCGTCGGCCAGGCCCATCGTGCGGTACCGGGTGTGCGACACTGCGATCTCACCAGAGATGCCGAGCTGCTGAAGCACCTCCGCGGAGTGGAATATGGCATCGAAAGTGCCGATAGCCTTGTGGACGCGGAACGGCTGGCCCATCGGCTTTCCTGCCATGCCGCCGCCGTCCTGTCCCCGGTGGACTAGCTCCGCGCCCATCGCGGCCGCCACCGGCGCGGCGTCGCGACCCGGCGGTGCGATCACCGCGGCAATACCGCACTTCTCCTGTATGGACTTCAACGCAATTCGAAAGGTCATGCAAGCTCCGGGAGTTAATCGTGACAGCAATTCAACGAGGCTTCGTCGCCTTTACAGAGTACAGGCAGGGTATCTGTAGCCGGCCTTCCGGGAGGCGCCACCACCCGTCGTCTCCCTTTACCATCTGTGGCAAGCGTTGATACGCGCTCACGTTGAATTCATGCAGAAATTCTATCCTAAGACCCGCCCCGATGAGTGAATTCAGCACATCGCCGATGCTGTGTGACCACTCGTGGTCACCCGAATGCACTATCTCCGCGTCCTTTGTATATGACGGAAAGCCGCCGGGCTCGAATGAACCCGCCGGGTCGTGAAAATAGGGATACCGCGCGACCAGCTCGCCGTCCTGTCGGGAGTCGTCGAACATGCCGCCGAACGGATGACCATCCACCATGTAGAAAGTGCCGCCGGGCGTAAGGAAATGCGCGATTACCTGCGCCCATAGCGTGAGATCCGGTAGCCAGCACAGGACGCCGTATGAGGTGAAGACGAGGGGGTATCGCGCGTTGTGGACTTTGGGCAGGTCATAGACGTTGGAGTGAATGAATCGGGCGTTCAGTCCGGTCTCCTCGGCCAGCGCCCGCGCAGCCTCAATCGCCGCGTCCGAGAAGTCCACGCCGGTGGCATGCGCGCCCATCTGCTGCAAAGAAAGCGTGTCCAGCCCAAAGTGGCACTGAAGGTGCAAAATGGGCGTGCCCACGATGTTGCCCAGCTCCGCGAGCTCGATCGGCATGAGCGTATTGCGGCCGGCTTTGAACCCCGCAACGTCATAGAACGGCGATTTCAAGTGTATCGCCGTTCTCTCGTTCCAGTTCCGCCGGTTTAGCTCAAATTCGCGCTCGTATTGGAGCATCAACTCTTGGCCACACTCACTATCTGCGCCAGCACCATTTCAATATCATCCCTCACTCTGTGATTTTCAAATCGGATGACAAGTACGCCGTATTGCGCCAAAATCGCATCCCGCTCAACATCGTACTCTTGCCGCTCTGAATGTGCTTCGCCGTCTACCTCTATCGCAAGTCCTGCAGAGTCGCAATAGAAATCAACTATGAACCCTTTGATGACCTGTTGACGCCGGAAATGAAGTCCAGCCAGTTGACTTCGGCGAAGCCGATCCCACGGTAACTCCTCCTCTGGGGTCGCACGCCTCCTCATCTGCCTCGCCAAATCCAGCTTGCCCGCTTCGACCGGCTGCCCGCGCACTACGTGTCGGGATGGACGCATAGATACTCCTGTCCAACGGCCTCGATCCACCTAACCCCTGCCCCTTCCCTGAGAGGGAAGGGGTTCAAATCCGGCGGCGCGAAGCGCCGTTTCCTTCCGTCCTCCCTTCCCTCCCAGGGAAGGGATAAGAGGGTTAGGTGGCTCCTACACCACGACATTTTTCGGCTTGCCGTCCAGGAATGCCAGCACGTTGTCCACCACGCCCTCGTTGAGCAGCTCAACGCCCTCGGGCGTCTGGTCCGCGCAGTGCGGGGTGAGCACTACCTGCTGGCAGACGAAAATCGGGTGGTTGGGCGGAAGGGGCTCCTGGTCGAACACGTCAAGCCCCGCGCCGGCCAGGTGGCCGGAGTTAAGGGCATCGACCAGAGGGCCGGTCTGCACCAGGTCCCCGCGCCCGCAGTTGATGAGGATCGACCCCTTTTTCATAATCGCAAGCTCGCGCTTGCCGATCATTCCGCGGCTCTGGTCGGAGAGGCGCACGTTAAGGCTGACGACATCCGAGTTGCGGAGAAGTTCGTCCATCTGCACGAACTTGACCCCCATCTCGCGCTCCCGCTCGGGGCTCGGGTTGTACGTCCAGGCGATGACTTTCATACCGAGCGCAACGCCCAGCTTGGCGACTTCCCGGCCGATATTGCCGGTGCCGATGACGCCCAGCGTCTTTCCGCGCAGGTATACCATGTCCATCTTGGTCCAGCGACCGGCTTTGAGCTCCGTTGTGAAGTACGCCGCGCGCTTGGCCGTGGCAAACATGAGCGCGATGGCGTGCTCCGCCACCAGAGGCGCTGTGCGGCCCGGCTGGTTGCAGACGGTTATGCCGAGCTCTTTCGCCGTCTTGAGATCGATCATGTCCGTGCCTATCGAGCATGTTGCGATCAGCTTGAGCTTCGGCAGCCGCCTGAGGGCCTCCCCGGGCCACTTAACTGCGCCGCGCGTGTTGAGGATCACGTTTGCGTCCTTCACGCGATCAAGCTGCTCCTGCATTGTCGCAGGCCGGTCCGCGTACATCACAAACT
Proteins encoded in this region:
- a CDS encoding endonuclease domain-containing protein, which gives rise to MRPSRHVVRGQPVEAGKLDLARQMRRRATPEEELPWDRLRRSQLAGLHFRRQQVIKGFIVDFYCDSAGLAIEVDGEAHSERQEYDVERDAILAQYGVLVIRFENHRVRDDIEMVLAQIVSVAKS
- a CDS encoding class I SAM-dependent methyltransferase — its product is MLQYEREFELNRRNWNERTAIHLKSPFYDVAGFKAGRNTLMPIELAELGNIVGTPILHLQCHFGLDTLSLQQMGAHATGVDFSDAAIEAARALAEETGLNARFIHSNVYDLPKVHNARYPLVFTSYGVLCWLPDLTLWAQVIAHFLTPGGTFYMVDGHPFGGMFDDSRQDGELVARYPYFHDPAGSFEPGGFPSYTKDAEIVHSGDHEWSHSIGDVLNSLIGAGLRIEFLHEFNVSAYQRLPQMVKGDDGWWRLPEGRLQIPCLYSVKATKPR
- a CDS encoding redoxin domain-containing protein, producing MTTTRKIIEAGDLAPDFTLPDTDGAPVSLSSYRGKKLAIFVWGSWCGCRNQLPAWQELYNQHAGQGLEVLGVSMDSEGPFRVTPFITWAKTTFKTVVDVRNTLTELYGLKAVPTCYLVDESGVVRFKQHKGFDIRKAESAAVIERWLAGRPPIAEGLPPSAPVGKEVYDGHAVYLKGLEAFRAGRREEAIAIWRDGLAKDPDNFILMKQAWSAENPDAFKAALEKLTEQPAPTSQSSIP
- a CDS encoding CocE/NonD family hydrolase, with translation MEKAPKLAERGYVVVLQDVRGRFASDGEFKPGFYSSDTCDADDGYDTVEWAAALPWSNGSVGTIGGSYAGWTQWELAKTRPPHLEAMLPQAICADLLDREMGGVLSLGRVLWWTMNTFAPEERRRQNLPYGPYTEDHAVALWASKERSKWLWYLPLMEIPDYAMPGMGKHWRRWLQDHTTDHLGFEKAHPQVDVPALHTTGWYDQQIGTIKNFTGMVKNGMTAHTGR
- a CDS encoding 3-phosphoglycerate dehydrogenase, whose product is MASRNKFVVPGDQPVQIQGSPHIDRLKSRGEFVMYADRPATMQEQLDRVKDANVILNTRGAVKWPGEALRRLPKLKLIATCSIGTDMIDLKTAKELGITVCNQPGRTAPLVAEHAIALMFATAKRAAYFTTELKAGRWTKMDMVYLRGKTLGVIGTGNIGREVAKLGVALGMKVIAWTYNPSPEREREMGVKFVQMDELLRNSDVVSLNVRLSDQSRGMIGKRELAIMKKGSILINCGRGDLVQTGPLVDALNSGHLAGAGLDVFDQEPLPPNHPIFVCQQVVLTPHCADQTPEGVELLNEGVVDNVLAFLDGKPKNVVV
- a CDS encoding glutaredoxin family protein, producing MTTRTAVVVYTHPDCHYSRKLKGELRAEGTPFEEINLSRRPEMWEEIERITGGERITPVMVRDGKVKHDFRNVGCVC
- a CDS encoding CocE/NonD family hydrolase is translated as MGANTWRTSDTWPLPGTKYTPYYLHSRGNANTPFGDGSLSVSAPEAEQPDRYDYDPRDPVMTLYSPPGQQEPRDQRALDDRSDVLVYATPPLERAVEVAGPVLVKLFAATSARDTDFTVKLIDVWPSGFAQELCYGIVRARYRESYTEPSLLAPGKVYEYTIQVNPTANLFRPGHRIRVDISSSDFPNFDRNHNTGGNDYSESTLITAHQTVYHDAARLSHIVLPVRPAP
- a CDS encoding RidA family protein, translated to MTIVRNNHSAIYPAGPTYVRAIRAGNTLYLSGVTARYSKADGGPPMEQLRVCLERITRVVEAEGGTSANIVMLTTYLVNMKDYWPIDDTQKAIWDEFFPRQQYPTNSYVEVRALAEPGLHIEITAQAVLGS